A stretch of the Halomonas sp. CH40 genome encodes the following:
- a CDS encoding SRPBCC family protein, with product MATIRHSEIIAAPPEKVFSVLCQVEDFADYSDLIKRIEPLGGERYRWHVRAVGMDWTFDVEVTESRAPEVLAWESVDGVKNYGRYQLRAVPQGTEVSLTLTYEIRNRLMEKAVNKAATPLVGKVSRQILERVEAKLNE from the coding sequence ATGGCTACTATCCGACACAGCGAAATCATAGCCGCTCCGCCTGAAAAGGTGTTCAGCGTGCTGTGCCAGGTAGAAGACTTCGCTGATTACTCAGACCTTATCAAGCGTATTGAACCCTTGGGCGGCGAGCGTTACCGCTGGCATGTGCGGGCAGTGGGGATGGACTGGACGTTTGATGTAGAGGTGACTGAATCTCGAGCGCCAGAAGTACTGGCCTGGGAGTCGGTGGATGGGGTCAAAAATTATGGCCGCTATCAGTTACGCGCTGTGCCACAAGGTACCGAAGTGTCGCTGACCTTGACCTATGAGATTCGTAACCGTTTGATGGAGAAAGCAGTCAATAAGGCAGCGACGCCTTTGGTCGGTAAGGTCAGCCGCCAGATACTTGAGCGGGTCGAAGCCAAGCTGAATGAATAA
- a CDS encoding MFS transporter, which translates to MPRRHPFIFLILMVVVGLNLRPALSSVAPLLTRLQETAGLTPTAAGLLTTLPVLFLGLSAPLAPLLARAVGSERALSIALLILTAGLIWRGLPFGGALFIGSAMAGSAIGLGGTLLPALVKREVPGSADLVTGLYTMALCMGGAIGAGLSVPLTAWLGSWQASLMSWSLLAVFALLLWHFAFPHPKTAEITPLHASGLSKMLKQRLTWQIMLFMGLQSSMAYVVFGWLPSLLVDRGYSEAAAGWTMAISIMCQLFAALAAPWLARLGRDQRPALIIVQIITASGLWILLIGPLSWKWPGAALLGIGQGGSFSLALSLLVLRTANSRLAGQLSGLVQGGGYTLASLGPFIVGWQLQSGASTTFIGWFLIGVIALCSCFALFAGRNRRLNDDSGQLVVHRY; encoded by the coding sequence ATGCCGCGACGTCACCCTTTTATTTTTCTCATCCTGATGGTGGTCGTCGGGCTTAACTTACGCCCGGCGCTTTCATCCGTTGCGCCACTACTAACCCGATTACAGGAAACGGCGGGGCTTACACCGACAGCCGCTGGTTTACTAACAACGCTCCCCGTGCTGTTTCTCGGCCTGTCGGCTCCCCTGGCTCCCCTGCTCGCCAGGGCAGTCGGCAGCGAACGCGCCTTGAGTATTGCCTTGCTCATACTCACTGCAGGGCTCATCTGGCGCGGACTACCTTTTGGCGGAGCGCTGTTTATCGGGTCAGCAATGGCAGGCTCGGCAATTGGCCTGGGCGGCACCTTACTACCAGCGCTGGTCAAACGCGAAGTACCAGGCAGCGCGGACCTGGTAACCGGCCTGTATACCATGGCGCTGTGCATGGGCGGTGCCATTGGCGCTGGCCTCAGCGTTCCGCTGACCGCCTGGCTAGGCAGCTGGCAAGCCAGCCTGATGAGCTGGTCACTGCTAGCCGTTTTCGCGCTCCTGCTTTGGCATTTCGCCTTTCCCCACCCTAAAACTGCAGAGATCACACCGCTTCACGCCAGCGGTTTGTCCAAGATGCTCAAACAGCGGCTGACCTGGCAGATCATGCTATTTATGGGGCTGCAATCTTCCATGGCTTATGTGGTGTTTGGCTGGCTGCCCTCACTGCTTGTCGATCGAGGTTACAGCGAAGCGGCTGCCGGCTGGACCATGGCGATTTCGATCATGTGCCAGCTTTTTGCAGCACTGGCAGCTCCATGGCTCGCGCGCCTTGGGCGCGACCAGCGACCCGCCCTGATCATCGTTCAGATTATCACTGCTAGCGGATTATGGATCTTGTTGATTGGCCCGCTCAGCTGGAAATGGCCAGGCGCAGCGTTGCTGGGCATAGGCCAGGGTGGCAGTTTCAGCCTTGCCCTGAGCCTTCTGGTCTTGAGGACAGCCAATTCGCGCCTGGCTGGCCAACTATCAGGATTGGTGCAAGGGGGTGGTTATACGCTGGCATCCCTGGGTCCTTTTATCGTGGGCTGGCAATTACAGTCAGGTGCCAGTACGACCTTTATCGGCTGGTTTCTGATTGGGGTGATCGCCCTTTGCTCCTGCTTTGCCCTGTTTGCCGGACGTAATCGGCGCCTGAATGATGACAGCGGGCAATTAGTGGTTCATCGTTACTGA
- a CDS encoding AAA family ATPase — MLDARETDQLVLLGHFSLTQGDDVITHFSYDKVKALLVYLLLHRQPINRAALAELLWPDQGLSSGRTNLRHALHCLRQSLGENADKVLTVSRQTIAFQLPPHWRVDLHELQRLLEGPQDLETLEAVMSCYQGDLVEELQLSNCGEFQRWLVQVRNEWRQRVIRFAEQVLEGHAGVPDELLEALVSRFSGYGPFHERLVKQLAEKDQMAAAHEHYNSYLQLLALSGQQPEPSFLQLASFWSDAPQDPRSLSPQGAYSRVLAADSKPLREDEIELRQLSVMAIRLRLQGDWQDRDATRSCLSLQLELLRWLERQCHHLGGFWLPGATGGLGLACFGTHGPAHQLAELVALYEHCRLALPLECQRHWSGEGDPPRFELAAGLHSGRVVYLPERQLADPLGQVTQTSLELMSASEGSELVISQEASQHMPPALDLQPRLVSRLVASDGRVRLRALVLGRNEGGRDAMPPSLVGRETSLRTLRDALARAGIGLRQSVLVRGPSGMGKSALMVGFRQLELSRDAAICWQPTTRLSVLEPYGVARHLVAWHLDATLDVETLLQLQARLGMKTLSDSQQQLLEEALGVRDVQEVSQLIHNGEALELVVNLLHAVIEYQAAERTLVLMLDDLQWLDEPSFKVLSGLQARLPINTAFMLVASHHGRETLPVKLHWDQQITLGRLDQLQSSRLLSQLSRRYRIHLSPRLRTQIIERCDGVPLYMQEICRRLDMDRREGRTVQFDDLPKGLLGLLASRIDQLEQDRHVAHVAAVLGKRFRLDFLAECCELDQVALQQALSHMRQLEIIEPVEHESQEYEYQFSHQLLQEAAYLSCPRDVRVRLHQQVVSLIEERFPMWISRHPGDFATHLRRSGHYARGARYFELAAREALKVSANRTALRMADFGLASLRHVEHQAEREISLLTVRGQAAFALEGHGSPTAHESFLRARELLLSDEGKASDEPEDIEQIFLVKWGLWVGRSQRYAHADAFALASTLADLAAKLDDPRYQRLADYARAHCEYWAGKIQQAYDHLDEIDPLNSPMMIEWLPFSDHPQVTAACFQGWALCLRGDYQRAERQVSAAIRLAEKIGHPGTLAMALLFAAALYRQLGHVHLAARHAERAEAMTGTPDLQLWQISAQGVIGWQQALSGDAAGVLKLRQSLEQMAELNGRDHYQRPVLWYSDACIAVGELAAAEDYLDQCLVIARERNTLFLPELAVQLAQVRDKMGYSPDDVRRLLELAIEQAQEHGNRHQELAAWALWLTRIAPDDASAREAFRCLLAEVNHTDAPVLVRWVSLLDHRMAPESLEG, encoded by the coding sequence ATGCTCGATGCTCGTGAAACTGATCAACTGGTGCTTTTGGGGCATTTCTCGCTAACTCAGGGCGATGATGTCATCACCCATTTCAGTTACGACAAGGTAAAAGCGCTACTGGTTTATCTTCTGCTTCATCGTCAGCCCATTAACAGGGCTGCCCTGGCAGAACTGCTATGGCCGGATCAGGGACTATCCTCCGGGCGCACCAATTTGCGCCATGCTTTGCATTGTCTGCGTCAATCGCTGGGTGAAAACGCCGACAAGGTGTTGACCGTTTCCAGGCAGACAATCGCCTTTCAACTTCCCCCACATTGGCGGGTTGACCTGCATGAACTGCAGCGTTTGCTGGAAGGTCCGCAGGATCTTGAAACCCTGGAAGCGGTGATGAGTTGTTACCAGGGTGATCTGGTTGAAGAGCTGCAACTGTCAAATTGCGGTGAGTTTCAGCGCTGGCTGGTACAGGTACGTAATGAGTGGCGTCAGCGGGTCATCCGTTTTGCCGAGCAGGTGTTGGAGGGGCATGCTGGGGTGCCTGATGAGCTGCTGGAGGCCTTGGTCAGCCGTTTTTCAGGTTATGGCCCCTTTCATGAGCGCTTGGTCAAGCAGTTGGCGGAAAAGGATCAGATGGCAGCGGCGCATGAGCATTACAATAGCTACCTGCAGCTACTGGCCCTGTCTGGCCAACAGCCGGAACCCAGCTTTCTGCAGCTTGCCAGTTTCTGGTCAGATGCGCCGCAAGACCCGCGCAGTCTGTCACCCCAAGGCGCTTATAGCCGGGTGCTTGCCGCTGACAGTAAGCCGCTCAGGGAAGACGAGATCGAGCTGCGTCAGCTGTCTGTCATGGCCATTCGCCTGCGTCTGCAAGGTGACTGGCAGGATCGCGATGCTACCCGTAGCTGCCTGTCGTTACAGCTTGAATTGCTGCGCTGGCTGGAGCGTCAATGTCATCATCTAGGCGGCTTCTGGCTGCCTGGTGCAACCGGTGGCCTGGGCCTTGCCTGCTTTGGTACCCACGGCCCTGCGCATCAACTGGCGGAACTGGTTGCTCTTTATGAACATTGCCGACTGGCATTGCCGTTGGAATGCCAGCGGCACTGGAGCGGAGAAGGTGACCCACCGCGCTTTGAACTAGCCGCCGGTCTGCACAGTGGGCGCGTGGTTTATTTGCCTGAGCGTCAGTTAGCGGACCCGTTAGGACAGGTAACCCAGACGTCGCTTGAATTGATGAGCGCATCGGAAGGTAGCGAGCTGGTGATCTCCCAGGAAGCCAGCCAGCACATGCCGCCCGCGCTGGATCTACAGCCTCGCCTGGTATCGCGCCTGGTGGCAAGTGACGGTCGGGTTCGCCTGCGTGCTCTGGTATTGGGCCGTAATGAAGGTGGCCGAGATGCCATGCCACCCAGCCTGGTGGGGCGCGAAACATCGCTTAGAACCTTGCGGGATGCCCTGGCGCGGGCAGGCATCGGCCTGCGTCAGAGCGTGCTGGTACGCGGCCCTTCCGGGATGGGTAAATCAGCCCTGATGGTAGGCTTTCGCCAGCTTGAACTCAGCCGGGATGCGGCCATCTGCTGGCAACCCACTACGCGCCTTTCGGTGCTGGAACCTTACGGCGTCGCACGTCATCTGGTCGCCTGGCACCTGGACGCAACGCTTGATGTTGAGACGCTTTTGCAGCTGCAGGCACGTCTAGGCATGAAGACCCTGAGTGATAGCCAGCAGCAATTACTTGAAGAGGCTCTGGGCGTGCGCGACGTCCAGGAAGTCTCGCAGCTGATTCATAATGGTGAAGCGCTTGAGCTGGTCGTTAATCTGCTGCATGCCGTAATTGAGTATCAGGCCGCTGAGCGCACTCTGGTGTTGATGCTGGATGACCTGCAGTGGCTGGATGAACCTTCGTTCAAGGTGCTTTCCGGCCTGCAGGCGCGCTTGCCGATCAACACGGCTTTCATGCTGGTCGCCAGCCACCATGGGCGTGAAACCCTGCCAGTCAAACTTCACTGGGATCAACAGATCACCCTCGGGCGTTTGGATCAGTTGCAGTCGTCGCGCCTGCTTTCGCAGCTCTCACGGCGCTATCGCATTCATCTCAGCCCGCGTTTGCGTACCCAGATCATTGAACGCTGCGACGGTGTGCCGCTGTATATGCAGGAAATCTGTCGGCGCCTGGATATGGATCGTCGGGAGGGGCGTACGGTGCAGTTCGATGATCTGCCGAAGGGCCTGCTGGGCTTATTGGCCAGCCGGATTGATCAGTTGGAACAGGATCGCCATGTGGCCCACGTAGCGGCAGTGCTGGGTAAGCGTTTCCGGCTGGATTTCCTGGCTGAATGCTGTGAGCTTGATCAGGTAGCTTTGCAACAGGCGCTTTCGCATATGCGTCAGCTGGAAATTATTGAACCGGTGGAGCACGAAAGCCAGGAATATGAATACCAGTTCAGCCACCAACTACTTCAGGAAGCAGCCTATCTTTCCTGCCCTCGGGATGTGCGGGTCAGGTTGCATCAGCAGGTAGTGAGCCTGATTGAAGAACGTTTCCCAATGTGGATCAGCCGTCATCCCGGCGACTTTGCGACCCATCTGCGGCGCAGTGGCCATTATGCCAGAGGGGCACGCTACTTCGAGCTGGCCGCACGTGAGGCGCTCAAGGTAAGTGCCAACCGAACGGCGCTACGCATGGCCGATTTTGGCCTGGCCAGTCTGCGCCATGTTGAGCATCAGGCCGAACGCGAAATCAGCCTGCTGACGGTAAGAGGTCAGGCCGCCTTTGCGTTGGAAGGACATGGTTCACCCACTGCCCATGAAAGCTTTTTACGTGCCCGTGAGCTGTTACTTAGCGATGAAGGCAAAGCGTCTGACGAGCCTGAAGATATCGAACAGATCTTCCTGGTGAAATGGGGATTGTGGGTCGGGCGCAGCCAGCGCTATGCCCACGCCGATGCCTTTGCATTGGCATCTACGCTGGCCGATCTGGCCGCTAAGCTTGACGACCCGCGCTATCAGCGTCTGGCGGATTATGCTCGCGCCCACTGCGAGTATTGGGCTGGCAAGATTCAACAGGCCTACGACCATCTGGATGAGATCGACCCGCTCAATTCGCCAATGATGATAGAGTGGCTACCGTTCTCAGATCATCCACAGGTGACAGCGGCGTGTTTTCAGGGTTGGGCGTTATGCTTGCGCGGTGATTATCAGCGCGCTGAGCGGCAAGTATCGGCTGCCATTCGCCTGGCCGAGAAGATTGGCCACCCAGGCACGCTGGCCATGGCGCTGCTGTTCGCCGCCGCCCTGTACCGTCAACTGGGGCACGTGCATCTGGCGGCGCGTCACGCTGAACGCGCTGAGGCCATGACCGGGACGCCGGATTTACAGCTCTGGCAGATCTCTGCACAAGGTGTGATCGGGTGGCAACAGGCGCTTTCAGGCGATGCCGCTGGAGTGCTGAAGCTGCGCCAAAGTCTTGAGCAGATGGCCGAGCTTAACGGCCGTGATCATTATCAACGCCCGGTTCTATGGTATTCCGATGCGTGTATAGCCGTGGGTGAGCTGGCGGCTGCCGAAGATTACCTTGATCAGTGTCTGGTGATTGCACGTGAACGTAACACCCTGTTTCTACCAGAACTGGCGGTGCAGCTGGCTCAGGTGCGTGACAAGATGGGGTATTCTCCGGATGATGTTCGCCGATTGCTGGAACTGGCGATTGAGCAGGCGCAGGAACATGGCAACCGGCACCAGGAGCTGGCTGCCTGGGCGCTGTGGTTAACGCGCATTGCCCCTGATGATGCCTCAGCGAGGGAAGCGTTCCGCTGCCTGCTGGCAGAGGTGAATCATACGGATGCACCGGTGCTGGTGCGCTGGGTAAGCCTGCTTGACCATCGCATGGCGCCGGAAAGCCTGGAAGGTTAG
- a CDS encoding YkgJ family cysteine cluster protein, translating into MNSLSSEGNDNCRPGCGACCIAPSISSPIPGMPHGKPAGVRCQQLDQNNLCRLFGDSRRPDVCRQFTFERALCGTSRQQALDNLTWLEGHTLSSSET; encoded by the coding sequence ATCAACTCCCTTTCTAGCGAGGGTAACGATAACTGCCGCCCAGGCTGCGGCGCCTGTTGCATTGCGCCCTCCATCAGCAGTCCGATTCCAGGGATGCCACACGGCAAACCTGCTGGCGTTCGCTGCCAGCAACTTGATCAGAATAACCTGTGTCGGCTGTTTGGCGACAGCCGACGACCTGACGTTTGTCGCCAGTTTACCTTTGAGCGCGCTTTGTGCGGCACCTCACGCCAGCAGGCTCTCGACAACCTGACATGGCTGGAAGGCCACACACTCAGCTCCTCAGAAACGTAA
- a CDS encoding ABC-type transport auxiliary lipoprotein family protein, whose translation MARRFGLFTAMLLMAPLLVACASSVTPPARYLLPTVSAPGVPATPVVDIQVEVPRLAHYLDVDGIVLQLDDIEMREAREHQWGDTLNRQLERNLRGKLARALPASRLSRANNTPGDALSIRLDVDEFQGRYDGYAVASGQWQLRDADNQLLHLGSFNQSAALSDDGYPALVRALGQAWSDVADEIAQTLQNKGYAR comes from the coding sequence ATGGCAAGGCGTTTTGGTTTGTTCACAGCGATGCTGTTAATGGCACCTTTGCTGGTGGCCTGTGCCAGCAGCGTCACACCGCCAGCGCGCTATCTGCTCCCTACCGTGTCAGCGCCTGGCGTTCCGGCAACACCGGTGGTTGATATTCAGGTGGAAGTGCCCCGCCTGGCGCATTATCTGGATGTCGACGGCATCGTGCTGCAGCTTGATGATATCGAAATGCGCGAGGCCCGTGAGCATCAATGGGGGGATACGCTGAATCGCCAACTGGAGCGTAACCTGAGAGGCAAATTGGCACGGGCGTTACCGGCATCGCGTTTGTCGCGTGCCAACAACACCCCGGGCGACGCCCTCTCCATACGCCTGGATGTTGATGAATTTCAGGGCCGCTATGACGGCTATGCCGTCGCCAGCGGCCAATGGCAGTTACGCGACGCCGACAACCAGCTGCTGCACCTGGGCAGTTTTAATCAAAGCGCAGCCTTGAGTGATGACGGCTACCCGGCACTCGTCAGAGCGCTGGGCCAAGCCTGGAGTGATGTAGCCGACGAAATCGCCCAGACGCTGCAAAACAAAGGCTATGCCCGTTAG
- a CDS encoding DUF2789 domain-containing protein, which produces MEKPVHHFSELFEQLGLANDAESIERFIERHSPLADDMPLADAPCWNEGQAEFLREAVDEDADWAEVVDHLDASMHKQS; this is translated from the coding sequence ATGGAAAAACCCGTGCATCATTTCAGCGAACTGTTTGAACAACTCGGTCTGGCAAACGATGCTGAGTCAATCGAGCGCTTTATTGAACGTCACTCCCCCCTGGCAGACGATATGCCACTAGCTGACGCCCCGTGCTGGAACGAAGGGCAGGCAGAGTTTCTGCGTGAAGCGGTTGACGAAGATGCCGATTGGGCAGAAGTTGTTGACCACCTTGATGCTTCCATGCATAAGCAAAGCTAA
- a CDS encoding VTT domain-containing protein has protein sequence MNKRIRLPHFWWLFVAGVFLLGYAWLWYSPDLTAFKYWAMQMSHHPVVIIAVILIMAGTLAFGLPGSIGVWMIAPFYTPLVATLLLTVGGVAGAYGAYQLSARIGERWNPGPLTLKVMNTLEKRSDLMTQCALRLLPGFPHSVINFASGLSRLPIKTYLLAATLGLSVKWMVYSSAIYGALEAIEEENPLQFDVILPLIILAVLLLIGAWFRRRVEAVKKI, from the coding sequence ATGAATAAACGTATCCGCTTGCCGCATTTCTGGTGGCTTTTCGTTGCTGGTGTTTTTTTACTAGGGTACGCGTGGCTTTGGTATTCACCTGACCTGACAGCCTTTAAATATTGGGCCATGCAGATGTCGCATCACCCTGTAGTGATCATAGCGGTAATATTGATCATGGCAGGGACCCTGGCATTTGGTTTGCCGGGCAGTATTGGTGTCTGGATGATTGCTCCCTTCTATACGCCACTGGTAGCCACCCTGCTATTGACGGTGGGAGGTGTGGCAGGTGCCTACGGCGCCTACCAGTTGTCTGCCAGAATAGGTGAACGCTGGAATCCTGGGCCACTGACATTAAAAGTGATGAACACACTTGAGAAGCGCAGTGATCTTATGACTCAGTGTGCATTACGCTTGTTGCCCGGCTTTCCTCATTCAGTTATCAACTTTGCTTCTGGGCTTAGCCGTTTACCCATAAAAACTTATCTGTTGGCTGCCACTTTAGGGCTGTCAGTCAAGTGGATGGTATACAGCAGTGCTATTTATGGAGCGCTCGAAGCTATTGAAGAAGAAAACCCATTACAGTTTGATGTGATCCTGCCATTGATTATTCTGGCGGTGTTGTTATTGATTGGCGCCTGGTTTCGGCGCCGGGTTGAAGCAGTAAAGAAGATTTGA
- a CDS encoding asparaginase, producing the protein MSTLSLTACDPEQERVLIIYTGGTIGMQASSAGLTTRGDIATRIAQALSTLSIKERQQLPEYDVLSYSTLIDSSAATPLNWQQLATDIHANLHHYAGFVILHGTDTLSWTASSLAYQLQGLDRPVILTGSMQPLDVANSDALENIVGALRFATQPDLQEVTVYFAGRLLRGVRSTKQQTEAADAFITPNYPQLGARVGDDCVYYKARGLAYQQQGAPRFELPDYAPLANGEVARITCWPGMAAWQLESWLADSRVKGALIQLWGAGNLGDNPALLEVMASASGEGKLLAATSQCPAGSIHLGAYAAGHGVFEAGVLSGADMTVEAAYTKLVHLLAQPLSDKQRRTLFVTPLIGER; encoded by the coding sequence ATGAGCACCCTTTCCCTTACTGCCTGCGACCCGGAACAAGAACGGGTGCTGATTATTTACACGGGTGGCACTATCGGCATGCAAGCCTCATCCGCAGGCCTGACCACTCGTGGCGACATAGCAACAAGAATTGCCCAGGCACTTTCCACCCTGTCCATCAAAGAGCGCCAGCAGTTACCGGAGTATGATGTACTCAGCTATTCCACACTGATTGATTCAAGTGCTGCCACGCCATTGAACTGGCAGCAACTCGCAACCGATATTCACGCCAACCTTCACCACTATGCTGGCTTTGTTATCTTGCATGGTACCGACACCTTGAGCTGGACGGCTTCAAGTCTTGCCTATCAGCTACAGGGGCTGGATCGTCCGGTTATTCTGACAGGTTCGATGCAGCCTCTTGACGTTGCCAACAGCGATGCACTGGAAAATATCGTAGGCGCTTTACGCTTTGCAACCCAGCCAGATCTGCAGGAAGTCACCGTCTACTTTGCTGGCCGCTTGTTACGCGGGGTGCGCAGCACCAAGCAGCAAACAGAAGCCGCTGATGCCTTTATCACACCCAACTATCCGCAGCTCGGCGCACGGGTAGGCGATGACTGTGTTTATTACAAAGCGCGCGGGCTTGCCTATCAGCAACAAGGAGCACCGCGCTTTGAATTGCCTGATTACGCTCCACTGGCTAATGGAGAAGTTGCCCGGATTACCTGCTGGCCGGGCATGGCCGCCTGGCAGCTGGAAAGCTGGCTGGCCGATTCGCGGGTAAAGGGCGCGCTGATACAGCTTTGGGGGGCCGGCAACCTGGGAGACAATCCTGCCCTGCTGGAGGTAATGGCCAGCGCCAGCGGTGAAGGAAAATTATTGGCTGCTACCAGCCAGTGCCCAGCAGGTAGTATTCATCTCGGCGCCTATGCGGCAGGTCACGGCGTGTTTGAAGCGGGGGTGTTATCAGGCGCGGATATGACAGTAGAAGCTGCTTATACCAAGCTGGTTCACCTCTTGGCTCAACCACTGTCAGATAAGCAACGCCGAACGCTTTTTGTGACCCCTCTGATTGGAGAGCGTTAG
- the yegQ gene encoding tRNA 5-hydroxyuridine modification protein YegQ yields MNAPELLSPAGTFKNMRYAFAYGADAVYAGQPRYSLRVRNNDFKVDNLHKGIAYAHERGKQFYVASNIAPHNSKLKTYLRDMQPVIEAGPDALIMSDPGLIMMIRERWPEQVIHLSVQSNVVNWAAARFWQQQGISRIILSRELSLAEIGEIRAECPDLEIETFVHGALCIAYSGRCLLSGYFNHRDPNQGTCTNACRWKYNTVAAAQDETGDLVPANSARAHSAGVWSPDDNGLIAAASGSAESTATAGGVEGQDELSALIEDRTRPGELMPVFEDEHGTYIMNSKDLRAVQHVPELARMGVTSLKIEGRTKSHYYVARTAQVYRRAIDDAVAGRPFDMRLMDELDNLANRGYTEGFYRRHVHDEYQNYQQGNSIGVHQQFVGEVTAYYPERGVVEIEVKNRFEVGDGMELMLPGGNRRFTLEHIENRRGESVNAAPGSGHVVRIPVPGDAIAPERIEFALLMRDLPKG; encoded by the coding sequence ATGAATGCTCCGGAATTGCTGTCCCCAGCAGGTACTTTCAAGAATATGCGCTATGCGTTTGCTTATGGCGCTGACGCTGTCTATGCGGGGCAGCCGCGCTACTCACTAAGAGTGCGCAATAACGATTTCAAGGTCGATAATCTGCACAAGGGCATTGCCTACGCCCATGAGCGCGGCAAACAGTTTTATGTGGCGTCCAATATAGCGCCGCATAACAGCAAGTTGAAAACCTATCTGCGTGATATGCAGCCGGTGATAGAAGCAGGGCCGGATGCGTTGATCATGTCAGACCCTGGCTTGATCATGATGATCCGCGAGCGTTGGCCTGAACAGGTTATCCATCTGTCGGTACAGTCTAACGTGGTTAACTGGGCGGCGGCCAGGTTCTGGCAGCAGCAGGGCATTAGCCGCATCATACTGTCGCGTGAATTGTCGCTGGCTGAAATTGGCGAAATTCGTGCAGAGTGTCCTGATCTGGAAATTGAGACCTTTGTGCATGGCGCCCTGTGCATTGCCTATTCAGGACGTTGTCTGCTATCCGGGTATTTTAACCATCGCGACCCCAACCAGGGTACTTGTACAAACGCCTGCCGCTGGAAATATAACACGGTGGCAGCGGCTCAGGATGAAACCGGCGATCTGGTGCCAGCCAATTCTGCACGCGCTCATTCAGCAGGGGTGTGGTCGCCAGACGATAATGGCCTGATTGCAGCCGCCAGTGGTAGCGCTGAGTCCACGGCGACAGCGGGAGGTGTCGAGGGGCAGGACGAGCTTTCGGCACTGATTGAAGACCGCACCCGTCCGGGGGAGCTAATGCCGGTGTTTGAGGATGAGCATGGCACCTATATCATGAACTCCAAGGATTTGCGTGCAGTTCAGCATGTGCCTGAGTTGGCGCGAATGGGGGTGACATCGCTGAAAATTGAAGGCCGTACCAAGTCACACTATTACGTTGCGCGAACCGCTCAGGTCTATCGGCGTGCCATTGACGATGCGGTGGCTGGTCGTCCTTTTGACATGCGATTGATGGATGAACTGGATAATCTGGCCAATCGCGGCTATACCGAAGGTTTTTATCGCCGTCATGTGCATGATGAGTACCAGAACTACCAGCAGGGTAATTCAATAGGCGTGCACCAACAGTTTGTGGGCGAAGTAACGGCGTATTACCCCGAGCGGGGAGTGGTTGAGATTGAGGTCAAGAACCGCTTTGAGGTCGGTGACGGTATGGAATTGATGCTGCCGGGGGGCAATCGACGCTTTACGCTTGAGCATATTGAAAATCGACGCGGCGAATCTGTTAACGCTGCCCCTGGGTCAGGCCATGTGGTACGTATTCCGGTGCCTGGCGATGCCATTGCTCCTGAACGTATTGAGTTCGCGCTGCTGATGCGTGATTTACCCAAGGGCTGA